The DNA sequence GCCGGCGACGCCGCCGCCCGCGCCGCGGTGGTCCGGCAGACCCTCGACGGCGCCCTCGCCGCCCTCGCGCCCGCCGTCACCACGCTGGCCGACGCCGCCGACGACCAGGCGGCCGCCGCCGGTGTCCTCGACGAACGGGTACGCACCTCCTACCGCGCCGCCCGGCGCACCTTCGAGGAAGGGCTCAAGGACGGCCGGCTGCTCCGTGGCGAGGTGCTCGCCCGCTGGCAGGAGTACATCGGGACCGGCGAGTTCTTCCGCACCCTGGAGGCCCGCGTCGGCCGGATCCGGGACCGGCTGGTCGCCGCGCTGACCGGTCGCCCCGCCCCCGCGAGCCAGCTGCAGACCGCGATCGAGTCCCAACTGGTGACCCTCGTACGCGGAGTCGCGGCCGACGCCGCCGAGCACGCGTACGGCGGCTGGCAGTCGCACCCGGCCGGCGCGGCGCTGCTCGAACCCGAACTGGGCCGGCCGGGGCCCGACCTGCCGCAGCGGGCCGAACGGATGGTCCGCGACTGGCAGCGTGGCGTACTCGAACTGGTCCGCGCCGAAGGCGGCGACAAGCGGTTCGTCGCCCGCAGCGCCGCGTACGCGGTCAACGCCACCGGACTCGCCGTCATGATCGCGGTGTTCGCGTCGACCGCCTTCATCCCGACCGGGCTGGAGGTGGCCGCCGGCGCCGGCACCACCGTGGCCGCCCAGAAGGTGCTCGAGGCGGTCTTCGGCGACCAGGCGGTCCGGAACATGGCCAACCGGTCCCGAAAGGACCTCCTGGACCGGCTGGAGAAGCTGCTCGACGCCGAGGCGGCCCGCTACCTCGTCCGGATCCGTGCGGTCGGCCCCGACCCCGGCGAGGAACTGCGCCGGGCGGCGGCCGACGTCGAGACCGCCCGCACCGCCGCCGGCCTGACCGCCGACGCACCGTTCACGCTGCCCGGGGCCGCCCGGTGAGCGCAGCGACGGGCCGGTCGGTCGGCGACCTCGTCGGGAAGGTACGGGACCGGCTCCGCGGTGACCGGCGGGTCGACCCCGACGCCCTGCTGGCCCGGGTCGGTGCGGTCGAACGGTTCGTCCGGGCCACCACCGACCACGTGCCCGAGGACCGGCTCGGCGCCGCCCACACCCTGATCGAACGCGCCGGGGCCCGGCTTGCACTGTCCCGCGACCACACGGTGGTGGCCCTGGCCGGCGCGACCGGCAGCGGCAAGTCCAGCCTCTTCAACGCCCTGGCCCGGCTCGACCTGTCGCCGGTCGGCGTACGCCGGCCGACCACCGGCGTCGCGCACGCCTGCGTGTGGGGTCCGCTGGAGGGCGCGAACCGGCTGCTGGACTGGATCGGGGTGCTGCCCCGCCACCGGTTCGTCCGGGAGAGCGCGCTCGACGGCGACGACGAGGCGGCCCTGCACGGGCTGGTGCTGCTCGACCTGCCCGACTTCGACTCCGTCGAACGGGCGCACCGGCTGGAGGTCGAACGCCTGCTCGGCCTGGTCGACCTGGTGGTCTGGGTCGTCGACCCGCAGAAGTACGCCGACCGGGTGGTGCACACCGGCTACCTGCGCGGCTTCCAGCAGCACCGCGACGTCACCGTCGTGGTGCTCAACCAGGCCGACCGGCTGCCCCCGGCGGACCTGCCCGTGGTCCTCGACGACCTGCGCCGGCTCCTCGACGCCGACGGCCTCGACGGGGTGCCGGTCCTCGCCACGTCGGCGGTCGACCCGGCGGCAACGACCGACCTGCGCGGCATCCTGGAGACCACCGTCGCGCAGCGGCAGGCCGCCCTGCGCCGGCTCGCCGGCGACGTCGACGCCGTGACCGCCGGACTGGCCGACCTGATCGGGCCGCCGGCGGCCGAGGACGACGTCGACCGCAACACGGTCCGGGAACTGACCGACGCGCTCGCCGCCTCGGCCGGTGTACCGGCGGTCGCCGAGGCGACCGGGCAGGCGTACCGGCACCGGGCCGCCGCCTCCACCGGGTGGCCGGTCGTCCGGGGCTGGCGGCGGCTGCGGCCCGACCCGCTGCGCCGCCTGCATCTGCCCGGCCCCGGCACGCCGGAGGCCGACGACGAGACCGCGCCGACCCCGCTGACCTCGGTCCCCGACCCGACCGCCGCGCAGCGCTCCGCGGTCGGGCTCGCCGTCCGCGCCGTCGCCGCGAAATCCAGCGCCGCCCTTCCGGCACCGTGGCCGGCGGCCGTCACCACCGCCGCCCGGTCCCGGCTCGGCGACCTGCCCGACGCGCTCGACCGCGCGGTGGCCGGCACCGACCTCGGCGTCGGCGGTCGCCCGGTGTGGTGGCGGCTCGTCGGCGGGCTCCAGTGGCTGGTCACCCTCGCCGCCGTCGCCGGCCTCGGCTGGCTCCTGGTGGGCTACGCGGTACGGATCCTGCAACTGCCCGCCCTCGAATACCCGATGCTCGGCGCGGTGCCGCTGCCGACCGCGCTGCTGCTCGGCGGTCTGCTGCTCGGGGTGCTCGTCGCGCTGGCCGTGCGGCCCCTGACGTCCTTCGCCGCCCGCCGGGCCCGGGCCTGGGCGGAGAGCCGGCTCCGGGCCGCCGTCGCGGAGGTCGGCCGGGAACACGTGGTCGCGCCGGTCCGGTCGGTGCTCCAGGCGTACGCCCAGGCCCGGGAGGCACTGGCCGCCGCCGGGCGCTGACCCCCGTACGGGGGACATCGACGGTCCGCCGGGCCGTCGCTCCTGATACCCGGCGGGCCCTCGCGGGCGTAGGGTCGATCCATGGCCACGCCCAAGACCCCCTACGACGCGGTGCTCGCCGCGGCCCGCGACGTGACCAAGCTCGACTGTGCCCTCGATGCCGAGATGCTCGGCACGGCGCTGCTCGGCAGCGTCTACGCGGTCGCCGAGGAGGACCGGGCCACCGCGATCCGCGACTTCGTCACCGGGTTCCTCGCGGCCACCTCCCGCCGACGGACGGCCGCGGCCACCACGATCCGCAACGTCTTCGCCACTCTGGTGCCCGACGCCGCCGGGGCGGCGGCGGTCAAGCCGGGTACCCAGGCGCCGCCGTGGTCACCGCACCTCGGCAAGGTACGACTCACCGGCAGCTACGCCTACGGCGACGTGTACGGCGACCAGACGTCCTACCTCGCGACCTTCGCGTACGACGACGCCGAGGCGGGCGGCCCGGAGCACGCCGTCGTCGCCCTCGTCGACCACAACATCGGCATCACCAAGGACGTGTTCGTCGGCGGTCCCGCCGAACGGATCCTCGGCCAGGTACGGCAGATGTGCGCCGACGACGAGTTGACCTGGTTCCGCGACGAGGACCCGCGCCGGCTGCGCGGCGAGGTCGCCCGGCACCTGGTGATCACCGACGAGCTCGGCGACCTGCCCGCGGAAGGGTCGCTGGCCACCGACCGGGCACTTGTCGGTGCCCGGCTGGCGCTCCTGCCTGCGCCCGCGCTGGCGGCGGTCGAGGAGATCCCGGAACTGTCCACCGACGAACGCACCGCCCTCGTCCGCGACTTCCTGAACTCTCCGGAGGCGGCCCGCTTCGGGTTGCACGAGGTGCCCGAGGCCGACCTGGCCTCGCTGCACTTCTGCATCAGCCTGGTGCTCGACCACGGCGCCTCGTTCCCGGACGCCGACCCGATGCGGTGGAGCCCCGCGGTCGCCGGACTCTTCCTGCTCGACTGGGTGCACCGGCGGGCGGTGCTCGACATGGACGACGCCGCGATGCTGCCCCGGGTGGTGCGCGGCTGGGCGGCGTACGCCACCCGGCGGCGGGCCCTGCCCGCCCAGGCGGCGACGCAGACCGACTCCGCGATCGACGACATGATCCCGGAGTTCGTCCGGCTCTATACCACCGGCGAGCGGCGCAGCCCGGCCACCGCCGCGGTCGCGCAGCTCATCGCCGACGGCATCGATCCCGACGACCCGGACGCCCTGGAGGCCTGGATCGAGGCGAACCGGCAGCGGCTCGGCGGGGAGGAACCGGCCTGACCGACCCGTCCGCCGGTCGCCGCCCGGCGGACGGGGAACGGGCCGGGGTCAGCCGACGCAGAACTCGTTGCCCTCCGGGTCGGCGAGGGTGATCCAGGTCTGCGGCCCCTGCCGGCCGTCCCACAGTCGGCGGGCGCCGAGCTGGATCAGCCGCTCCACGACCTCTTCCCGGCGGTCCGGGCCGGGACGCAGGTCGAGATGCACCCGGTTCTTCGCGGTCTTGGCCTCGGGCACGGTCTGGAAGAGGAGCCGGCCGCCGAGTCCGATCCCGGTCTTGCCGTCGACGGGTGCCGCCGGGTCGCGGATGGCGGCGGCACCGCGCCAGCTCAGCACGCCGCCGACGGTGGTGACGTCGGCATCGGTGACCATGCCACCGTCCAGCAGCCCGCGGATCATGGCCGAGTTGTCCTCGACCACGTATTCGAGCGCCTCGGCCCAGAAGGCGGCCAGCCGGTGCGGATCCTCGGCGTCGAAGGTGATCTGGTAGCCCACAGTCATACCCGGACGTTATCCAGCACGCCCGACATTCCCCGGAGTATCCGCTACCGCTCCGTCGATCAAGGGGATGTATCACCCGAACCGGCACGGCGATCGCGCAACTACTCCTTGATCAACGTGCCTGGCCCGCGCGAAGCCCGGCCTCCCGGGCGGCGGTCCCGAGCCGCCCGGAAGGCCGGGGGTCAGGACGGGACGACCAGGTGCAGGCGGCGGGTGGCGGTGCCGATGGTGACCCGCTGGCCCCAGGCCATCGTCAGATGGTCGGCCTCGACGCCGTCGGCGAAGACGACCAGGCGCTCACCTTCGGCGGTCAACTCGATCGACTCGCCGGCAGCGAGCCGGCCGCCGGTCAGTTCGACCCCGGTCGCCGGCGACGGCCACGCCTCCCGGACGAACCAGCACAGTGCCTCGTCGGCCGGACCGGGCAGCACCGGCCCGCCCGGCCGTTCCCGGGCGATCGACGCGCACCAGCCGGTCGCCCCGGTGCCGGAGCCGACCACCACCCCGGACGACGAGTGCCGTTCCCGCCGGCCACCGGGGGTGCCGAGGACGTACCGGGCGGACTGGTGCGACGGGTGCCCGACGTACACCTCGTTCAGGCCGACCAGGTCCTGGCCGTCGTCGAGGACGGCCCGGACCATGGTCCGGGCCTGCACGGCGGCACGGCCGGCGGCCACCGCCGGCAGCAGCCGGGCGACGGCGGCCGGGGCGAACCGCACGAGTACGCCGGCGTTGCGGCCCGGCTCCGGGTCGACGCCGACGACGGGCTGCCGGTCGAGGTACTTGGCGACGTTGGCGACCAGCCCGTCCTGGCCGACCGCGACCACGATGTCCTCCGGTGCGAACAGGAACCGGGCCAGGTCGTCGCGGTCGACGTGACCGCGCCGCCAGTCGGCCGGGATGGCGGCGCCGACCGCGGTCAGCGCCGCGTGCAGTGCGTCGTGGCGGGCCGCGACCTCGTCCAGGTCCCGGCCCCGCTGCCGCAGGTAGAAGCCGGCCGCCGCCCGGGTGCCGTGCCGGACCAGCAACTCGTCCAGTTCGCTGCGCCGGCTGACCACGACCACCCGGGGAGCGAGGGTGCCGCTCACCGGTCCACCCCGGCCCGGCCGGCCCGCCCCTCCTCGGGTCGGCCGGGCGGTTCCTTCCCGGGGCGCCCGGGGCAAGTTCATCCCGGGACCACGGGGTGCCCTCATCGCGGGCCACCGAGGCGGGCGAGCAGGTCGGTGAGCATGTCCGGGGTCACGGTGAGTTGGTTGATCGCCGGCAACTGGCCGGCGAGTTCCTTGACCGCGAGGGCCTGGAGCACACCGGGCGGCAGGTCCGCGTACGCGGCCAGCTTCGCCGACTCGGCCTCGGCCTCGGCCAGCCCGACCGCCCGTACGCCGTCCGCCCGGGCGCCAGCGAGGGTGCGTTCCTTGTCGGCCTCGGCGGCGGCGAGCACCCGGGCCCGCTCGGCGGCGGCGGTGTTGGCGACCTTCTCCCGCTCGGCCTTGCCCTGCGCGGCGGCGAGTTCGGCGGCGGCGGCCAGTTCGATCTTGCGGCGGTCGTTGGCGCCCCGCTGCTCGACCAGTTGCTGCTCCCGGCGGGCCAGCTCGATCTTGTTCTGCATCTCGTTCTCAGCGATGGCCCGCTCCTGCTCGACCGCCTGGGCCCGGCGGGCGTAGGTCGCGCGGTCCGACTCGACCTGCACCGCCTCCCGGGTCGGCGTCTGGAGGGCACGCTCCATCTCCGGCTCGGGCCGGACCGCGACGACCCGGGCACTGACGACGGCCACCCCGATGTCGTCGAGACGCGGCTCGGCGCGCAGGGCGGCGGACACCGCCTCCCGGACCGGGGCGATGTTGGTCAACGCCTCGGCCAGCGGCACCCGGGCGAGCAGGTCGAGGGCGGGCTGCTGGGCGAGTTCGGCGAGCAGCGTGGCGACCTGGTCGAGCGGCCGGGACCGCGCGGTCCCGTTACGCGGGTCGACCGAGAAGTCGAGCCGGGTGGCAGCCACCGCCGGGTCGGCGACCCGGTACGTGACGGTCGCCTGCACGGTGACGTCGGCGAAGTCGCCGGTCCGGGCGTGGAAGAGCAGGGGCAGTTCGCGGTCGTCGATCGGCACCTCGCTGAGCACCGACACGAGCGGGCGATACCAGTAGGACTGACCGATGCCCTCGTGCCGGATCTTGCCGTTGACGAGGTGCCGGACCCAGGAGGTGGGGGCGCCACGCAGGTGGCGCAGGAACAGGCGGCTGGTCACGTCGGCCATCTCGAACCTCTTTTCGTCCTACCGACGATAATCCCGGTGATAAGTTGTCGTCAAGGTGGTGATAAATCACATGAGCGAGTATCCGCCGTTCGCCGTGACCGTCGACCTCGTCGTCCTGACCATCCGCGCCGACGGACTGGCCGTACTGCTGGTCCGGCGCGGAGTGCCGCCCCACGAGGGCGCGTGGGCGCTCCCCGGCGGCTTCGTACGCCTCGACGAGGACCTGCCCCGGGCCGCCGAACGCGAACTCGCCGAGGAGACTGGGCTGACCGGCGCCGCCACCCACCTGGAACAACTCGGCACGTACGGCACACCGCACCGCGACCCGCGCGGCCGGGTGGTCACCGTCGCCTACCTGGCGCTGCTACCCGACCTGCCCGCCCCGATCGCCGGCACCGACGCCGCGGGAGCCGAATGGCTGCCGGTGGCCCGGGTCAGGAAGCTCGCCTTCGACCACGACCGGATCCTCGCCGACGGCCTCGAACGGGCCCGCGCCAAGCTCGAATACTCCCCGCTGGCCACCGCCTTCTGCCCGCCCGAGTTCACCGTCGCGCAACTGCGGGCCGTCTACGAGACGGTCTGGGAAACCCGGCTCGACCCCCGCAACTTCCACCGGAAGGTCACCGGGACTCCGGGGTTCCTGGTGCCGGTCGGACGGGCGACGGAGGGCGAACGCGGCCGCCCCGCCCAGGTATTCCGCCGTGGCCCGGCGACCGCCCTGCATCCCCCGATGCTCCGCCCCACCACCGACCGCTGACCTCTTCGGGTCAACCGCGTTTGGCGTATGACGGTCGGCCGGCTCACGCCGAGAAGGTCCGCCGCCTGCTGCGTGGTCAGGGTCTGCGTGCGCAGCGCGACGGTCACCGCGAGTCCCTCGCGCAGCGCGGCGACCACCTGGCGAAGCACCTGGTAGACCTCGGCCGGGAGTTCGGTCTGGCCGGCCGGGGCCGCCCCCGCCAGGTAGTAGGGCGCAGGCACGGCAGCGTCACGGCCCGCCGCCTCGTGCGCTTCCATGAAGTCGTGAATCCGGGCGATCCCACCTGCCGGGTCCGGCAGATACGTCTCCGGTCGGGCAGCAACTCCTCGCCTGAGGCGATGCTGGCACACGGCCTCATCTAGTGCGGGTGTCGTCACCGAGCCCATCTACGGCGTGGTCGTCACCAAAGACCTGGTCGCCCCGCCCCAGGCCCCGCCCCGACAACCCCAAACCCGCTGACGAGGTGCGCGTGGGAGGGGTTATCCGGCCGGAACAACGCCTCCCACGCGCATCTCGTCCCGCGGCATCCCCGTCCGCCGCCCCACTCCCGGCGTGATATGCGCCGAACGTCCGTCATGGGCAGAGGGTGGGCGGGGTTCCGTTGTTGATCTGGGCGTCAGCCACCTTATCCCGTGCGTATTAGGTGGTTTTTGCCCAGATCAACAACGGAACCCCGCGAGCAGCCGGCGACAAACTACGCATTGGCCGTCATTCGCCTATCCGTAGGCCCCGCGCCAGCGCGCCGACGGCGGGCAGAGCACCCGGGCTCCCTCGACCGCAACGGCCCGCAGACCGAAACTCCCCGACGAAGCCGAGAGCGAAGGGGGTTTGATGATTGGTGCAGCCCTACGGGTTGGGGCCGGAACCGCCAGAGACCTGCGGCGAGGGGTAGCCGGTTGGGGTCGGGGCGTACTGAGAAGGTGGCGGGGCGTACCCGGGGCGGGTGGGACCGGGGAACGGCGGTGCCGGCTCGTCGGACTCGGGGGCGGCCAACGCCTCCAGGCCGCGGCTGATGCCGATCCCGCCCAGAATCGCCAGCGCCGGCACGACGCCGTACGCGATCCAGCGCGGCGCACCCTCCAGGGTCAGATAGAAATTGATCGCGGCGAGCAGGACGACCGCGAGGACGGTGCCCGCCACCCCACCGCGCCGACCGAAGACGCTGACGCCGCCGAGCAGCACCGCGCCGACGACGAGGGCGAGCTGGCCGAGGTCGACACCGCCGTTGACGACCCGGAGCTGGTTGGCGGTCACGATGCCGGCGAGGGCGGCGAGCACGCTGGAGCCGGTGAAGCCGACCACGGCGCCGAGCAGGCGGGTCAGCCGCCAGCTGGGCACCGGGTCGCCGGAAATCCGGTTGGTGGCGAGCAGCGCGCGCACCTTCGGCAGCAGCCAGAGCAGGCCACCGCCGATCGAGACGACGATGAAGAGCACCGCCCAGAGAAGCGTCGTACCCCTGCCGGGCGGCCCGCCGGCGGGGATCGCGAGCGACCGTCCGTCGACCATGGCCAGGGCGATCGCCTGCGTCAGGATCAGCCCGCCGAGCGAGACCGCCCAACTCGGTGCGGTGGTGAGCCCGGTGACCAGGCCGAGGAATGCTCCGGAGACGAGCAGCACGAGTACGGCGACCAGCCCGGCGGGAATCGCCGCCCACCCGCCGTCCGCCACGAGCTTCGCGTAGACCACCCCGGCCAGCGTGGCCTGGCCGATGACGGCCAGGTTGGGAGTGGCCGTACGCAGCGAGAGGGCGAACGCGGACGCGAGCAGGCCCAGCGCCGCGATGCCGTACCAGATGTTGCCGCCACGGAAGAGCGGCACCTGGACGGCGATGACACCGACCGTGACGACCGTGACGAGCAGCAGTACGGCTTCCCAACCGACGGCGAGGACGGCGTACGGGGGCGGCGACGGGTGGCGGGGGCCACCGGGGGAAGCTCACGGTTCCTCCTCGGCGCGGGCTGGTACGACGATCGCATCGACGCTAACCGGGCCCCGCAAGGCTCGGAACTACGGATCAGCGCCTGACCGGCCAGGTGGCGGGCCGTCCGCCCGGCGCCCCGGAGCCGGTACGCGGTGTCCAGCGACCGGCCTCGTCGCGGCCCGTGGGCCGGGGCCGGGCGTACGGGCGTCGGTGTCGCGCGGGCCGGTGGTGCGTGACGGCGCCGGTCGCCGATCCCGCTCACCGGACGACGCGGTCGCCGTCGGCCGGACCGTCGGCCGCCCGGTCCGCGTCGGCTCCGGCGTGGGCGTCGATGTGGGCTCCGGTGTAAAGGTGGGTTCAGGCGTCGGAGACGGCCCGGAGGTGGGTTCAGGCGTCGGAGACGGCCCGGAAGTGGGCTCAGTCGTCGGAGACGGGGTGCCGGTCGGGTCCGCACTCGCGGTGGGCGTCGGGCTCGGGCACCCGGTCGGCGTCACCGACGGCGTCGGGCGGGGCGTGGTGGGTCGGGTCGTCGGCCGGGGCACCGTCGGGTTGGGGAAGAAGCTGGTCTTCTCCGGTGTCGGGCGGACCGTCGGCCGGGGACGGACCCGCTCGGACTGCGTACGCCGGGGCTTTGCCTTGCCGGAGCGGTGCGGGCCGGGTGCGTGGTGGCGGCTGGTCGGGGCGACCGGGTCACCGAACCCGACCAGCGGTGGGCGGTCCGGGTCGAGGGTGGGCGTCGGCAGCGGTACGACCACCACCGGGCCCCCGGACGGGTGGCCGAGGAACGGGCCGCCGCCGGGCTGCGCGGTCCCCCCGACGGTGGTGGGGCCGGCGCCGAGTGCCGCGATGATCGGGAGCGACGCCATCACGCCGAGCGAGGCGACGATGAGCACGTACCGGCGGGTGGGGCCGGAGAGCCCTTCGGCCCGGTGTGTTCCCCGTAGCCACCGGTGGCTGCCCGGTGTCCCGTCGAGACGCCGGTGCCGAAACGGGGGCGGGGGCGGCGGTTCGTCATGGCGGTCCGGCACGGCCGAACTCCTCGTCCGTAGGCGACATCCACCGAGCGGGCGAGAGGGAGGTTCGCCCGGGACGGCCTTCCAAGCAGGGTGACGAAGTCACGCACCGTCCGCCACTCCTGCACGGTGTGTCAACGTGCCAAGTTCTGGGTCGGTTACCTACTCACGACGGGAAATACGTACATGTCCCCCGAACAGGCCCGGACAGTCAAGGTCATCGAGGCCGTACTGTAATCACGCTCACCTCCTCTGCGAATATGGACCCGACGGCAACGCGGCCGTGGCCTCCCGCACACCAGCGGTGGGCGCGGCCCGGTGTCGGCACTCCCGGGCCGGGTTCCGCCAGAACCCGGTCTACGCCGCGCGGCAACCCCCACCGGGGCTAGGCGTGGCACCGAGAGTCTGCTCCGACACGAGTCGGCAGGCGCCACAGCTGCGCGGTCGGGTCACCCCCCGTTGCCGACGCACCTTATGAACAGGGAGAGACCGATGGCGAAGGGCGAACGCGGGACCACCACCCGCGGGACCACCACCCGCGGTAGAACGGCCGCCTCCAGGCGGTCCGGTTCTACGGCCGGTCGGCCGGATCCTGAGCTGATCCAGCTACTCACCCCGGAAGGGGACCGGATCGAGTCGGTGACCGGGCCGGACGGGGTCGAATACCGGGTCGACTTCACCGACGCCGAATACCGCGAGATCTACCGGGACCTCGTCGTCGTACGCAAGCTCGACGCCGAGGCCACGGCGCTCCAGCGCCAGGGTGAGCTGGGCCTGTGGGCGAGCCTGCTGGGGCAGGAGGCCGCGCAGGTCGGCTCGGGACGGGCACTGCGCCCGCAGGACATGGCGTTCCCGACCTACCGCGAGCACGGCGTGCTCTACTGCCGGGGAATCGACCCGATCATGCCGTTGGGTCTCTTCCGCGGTGTCGACCAGGGCGGCTGGGACCCCAACGAGTACAAGTTCAACATGTACACGATCGTCATCGGCGCCCAGACGCTGCACGCCACCGGCTACGCGATGGGCGTGACGATGGACGGCAAGACCGGCGGCGACGACAGCGAGGCGGTCATCGCCTACTTCGGTGACGGGGCCAGCTCGCAGGGCGACGTCAACGAGGCCTTCGTCTGGGCCAGCGTCTTCAACGCCCCACTGGTCTTCTTCTGCCAGAACAACCAGTACGCGATCTCCCAGCCGCTGGAGCGGCAGACCCGTATCCCGCTCTACCAGCGGGCGTCCGGCTTCGGGTTCCCCGGCATCCGGGTCGACGGCAACGACGTGCTGGCCAGTTACGCGGTGACCCGTGCGGCGCTCGACAACGCGCGGCACGGACAGGGGCCGACCCTGATCGAGGCGTACACCTACCGGATGGGTGCCCACACCACCTCCGACGACCCGACCCGCTACCGGATCGCCAGCGAGGTCGAGGCGTGGCAGGCCAAGGACCCGATCACCCGGGTACGGGCGTTCCTGGAGCGCCAGAAGATCGCCGACGCCGACTTCTTCGCCGAGGTCGACGAGGCGGCCCGGCGTGAGGCGGTGCACCTGCGCGAACGGGTGCTGTCGATGCCCGACCCGCAGCCGCTGTCGCTTTTCGATCACGTCTATCCGGGTGGTTCACCCGAACTGGACGAGCAGCGCGCTGAATTCGGCCGTTACCTGGAGTCGTTCGAGGGGAGTGCGCACTGATGGCCACCGAGACCCTCAGCATGGGCAAGGCGCTCAACACCGGACTGCGCCGGGCGCTGGACGACGACCCCAAGGTCATCATCATGGGCGAGGACGTCGGCAAGCTCGGCGGCGTCTTCCGGATCACCGACGGCCTGCAGAAGGACTTCGGCGGCGACCGGGTCATCGACACCCCGCTCGCCGAGTCCGGCATCATCGGCACCGCCGTCGGTCTGGCGATCCGCGGCTACCGGCCGGTGTGCGAGATCCAGTTCGACGGGTTCGTCTACCCCGCGTACGACCAGATCGTGTCGCAGGTGGCGAAGATGCACTACCGGTCGCGGGGCAAGCTCGCCCTGCCGATCGTCATCCGGATCCCGTTCGGTGGCGGCATCGGCGCGGTCGAGCACCACTCCGAGTCCCCGGAGGCGTACTTCGCCCACACCTCCGGTCTGAAGGTCGTCTCCTGCTCGTCGCCGCAGGACGCGTACACGATGATCCGGCAGTCGATCGCCTCCGACGATCCGATCGTCTTCCTGGAGCCGAAGCGGCGGTACTGGGAGAAGGGGCCGGTCGACACCGAGGCGGACTACCCGTTGCACGCCTCCCGGGTGGTGCGGCCCGGCACCGACGCCACGGTCCTGGCGTACGG is a window from the Polymorphospora rubra genome containing:
- a CDS encoding GTPase family protein translates to MSAATGRSVGDLVGKVRDRLRGDRRVDPDALLARVGAVERFVRATTDHVPEDRLGAAHTLIERAGARLALSRDHTVVALAGATGSGKSSLFNALARLDLSPVGVRRPTTGVAHACVWGPLEGANRLLDWIGVLPRHRFVRESALDGDDEAALHGLVLLDLPDFDSVERAHRLEVERLLGLVDLVVWVVDPQKYADRVVHTGYLRGFQQHRDVTVVVLNQADRLPPADLPVVLDDLRRLLDADGLDGVPVLATSAVDPAATTDLRGILETTVAQRQAALRRLAGDVDAVTAGLADLIGPPAAEDDVDRNTVRELTDALAASAGVPAVAEATGQAYRHRAAASTGWPVVRGWRRLRPDPLRRLHLPGPGTPEADDETAPTPLTSVPDPTAAQRSAVGLAVRAVAAKSSAALPAPWPAAVTTAARSRLGDLPDALDRAVAGTDLGVGGRPVWWRLVGGLQWLVTLAAVAGLGWLLVGYAVRILQLPALEYPMLGAVPLPTALLLGGLLLGVLVALAVRPLTSFAARRARAWAESRLRAAVAEVGREHVVAPVRSVLQAYAQAREALAAAGR
- a CDS encoding NUDIX hydrolase, encoding MSEYPPFAVTVDLVVLTIRADGLAVLLVRRGVPPHEGAWALPGGFVRLDEDLPRAAERELAEETGLTGAATHLEQLGTYGTPHRDPRGRVVTVAYLALLPDLPAPIAGTDAAGAEWLPVARVRKLAFDHDRILADGLERARAKLEYSPLATAFCPPEFTVAQLRAVYETVWETRLDPRNFHRKVTGTPGFLVPVGRATEGERGRPAQVFRRGPATALHPPMLRPTTDR
- a CDS encoding VOC family protein; translation: MTVGYQITFDAEDPHRLAAFWAEALEYVVEDNSAMIRGLLDGGMVTDADVTTVGGVLSWRGAAAIRDPAAPVDGKTGIGLGGRLLFQTVPEAKTAKNRVHLDLRPGPDRREEVVERLIQLGARRLWDGRQGPQTWITLADPEGNEFCVG
- a CDS encoding alpha-ketoacid dehydrogenase subunit beta codes for the protein MATETLSMGKALNTGLRRALDDDPKVIIMGEDVGKLGGVFRITDGLQKDFGGDRVIDTPLAESGIIGTAVGLAIRGYRPVCEIQFDGFVYPAYDQIVSQVAKMHYRSRGKLALPIVIRIPFGGGIGAVEHHSESPEAYFAHTSGLKVVSCSSPQDAYTMIRQSIASDDPIVFLEPKRRYWEKGPVDTEADYPLHASRVVRPGTDATVLAYGPMVRTALDAATAAAEDGRELEVIDLRTLSPLDLAPVFDSVRRTGRCVVVHEAPSNVGLGAELAARITEKCFYSLEAPVLRVTGFDTPYPASRVEEDYLPDLDRVLDAVDRTFGW
- a CDS encoding SPFH domain-containing protein, whose translation is MADVTSRLFLRHLRGAPTSWVRHLVNGKIRHEGIGQSYWYRPLVSVLSEVPIDDRELPLLFHARTGDFADVTVQATVTYRVADPAVAATRLDFSVDPRNGTARSRPLDQVATLLAELAQQPALDLLARVPLAEALTNIAPVREAVSAALRAEPRLDDIGVAVVSARVVAVRPEPEMERALQTPTREAVQVESDRATYARRAQAVEQERAIAENEMQNKIELARREQQLVEQRGANDRRKIELAAAAELAAAQGKAEREKVANTAAAERARVLAAAEADKERTLAGARADGVRAVGLAEAEAESAKLAAYADLPPGVLQALAVKELAGQLPAINQLTVTPDMLTDLLARLGGPR
- the pdhA gene encoding pyruvate dehydrogenase (acetyl-transferring) E1 component subunit alpha, translated to MAKGERGTTTRGTTTRGRTAASRRSGSTAGRPDPELIQLLTPEGDRIESVTGPDGVEYRVDFTDAEYREIYRDLVVVRKLDAEATALQRQGELGLWASLLGQEAAQVGSGRALRPQDMAFPTYREHGVLYCRGIDPIMPLGLFRGVDQGGWDPNEYKFNMYTIVIGAQTLHATGYAMGVTMDGKTGGDDSEAVIAYFGDGASSQGDVNEAFVWASVFNAPLVFFCQNNQYAISQPLERQTRIPLYQRASGFGFPGIRVDGNDVLASYAVTRAALDNARHGQGPTLIEAYTYRMGAHTTSDDPTRYRIASEVEAWQAKDPITRVRAFLERQKIADADFFAEVDEAARREAVHLRERVLSMPDPQPLSLFDHVYPGGSPELDEQRAEFGRYLESFEGSAH